A window of Sporocytophaga myxococcoides contains these coding sequences:
- a CDS encoding DEAD/DEAH box helicase, translated as MSFKNLNLISPILEALEQEGYTQPTSIQSQAIPFILEKKDLLGCAQTGTGKTAAFALPIIQLLESKISDNRGKRTVKSLILTPTRELAIQIGDSFSAYGRNTRVNHAVIFGGVSQNAQVEALKRGVDILVATPGRLLDLMNQGFIKLDHIEIFVLDEADRMLDMGFIHDIKKILTKLPAKKQSLFFSATMAPEIKKLAETILVNPSKVEVAPVSSAAETVNQSVYYVEKSNKKGLLIHLLKDPAIPQALIFTRTKHGADRISKDLTKAGITAEAIHGNKSQNARQRALENFKLKKIRVLVATDIAARGIDIEKLSHVINYELPNEPETYVHRIGRTGRAGANGIAIAFCDTEERAYLRAINKLIAKEIPVIKEHPFDGPGIEVPKSTNSGRSAGPKQSQPGASKQSSKPSGGGKPKWFGRKKSHGNNKQSNNNKTSKEAR; from the coding sequence ATGTCTTTTAAAAATTTAAATCTTATATCCCCGATCCTTGAGGCTCTGGAACAAGAGGGATATACACAGCCAACTTCTATTCAGTCTCAGGCTATACCTTTTATTCTTGAAAAGAAGGATCTGCTTGGTTGTGCCCAGACAGGTACCGGAAAAACGGCAGCTTTTGCATTGCCGATCATTCAATTGCTTGAAAGTAAAATTTCCGATAACAGAGGTAAAAGAACTGTAAAGTCTTTAATACTTACTCCGACCAGAGAACTTGCCATTCAGATAGGGGATAGTTTTTCAGCTTATGGTAGAAATACAAGAGTAAATCATGCTGTAATATTTGGCGGGGTTTCTCAGAATGCTCAGGTGGAGGCTTTAAAAAGGGGAGTAGATATTCTTGTAGCTACTCCGGGAAGACTTTTGGATCTCATGAACCAGGGATTTATAAAACTGGATCATATTGAGATTTTTGTTCTGGATGAAGCCGACCGAATGCTGGATATGGGCTTTATTCACGATATCAAAAAAATTCTGACAAAACTTCCTGCAAAAAAACAATCATTGTTCTTTTCAGCGACGATGGCTCCGGAGATAAAAAAACTTGCAGAAACTATTCTGGTAAATCCATCGAAAGTTGAAGTCGCTCCTGTTTCGTCTGCTGCCGAAACTGTGAATCAATCTGTATATTATGTTGAAAAATCCAACAAGAAAGGATTGTTGATTCATTTGCTTAAAGATCCTGCTATTCCTCAGGCCTTAATATTTACGAGAACCAAACATGGTGCAGACAGAATCAGTAAGGATCTTACCAAAGCAGGGATAACGGCTGAAGCTATCCATGGCAATAAATCTCAAAATGCAAGACAAAGAGCATTGGAGAATTTTAAACTTAAGAAAATCAGGGTACTGGTAGCCACAGATATTGCTGCTAGAGGGATAGACATAGAAAAGCTTTCGCACGTTATTAACTATGAATTGCCCAATGAGCCTGAAACCTATGTACACAGAATTGGAAGGACAGGAAGAGCCGGAGCTAACGGGATTGCAATTGCTTTCTGTGATACGGAAGAACGTGCTTATCTCAGAGCGATCAATAAATTGATCGCAAAGGAAATTCCTGTAATCAAAGAACATCCTTTTGATGGGCCTGGTATTGAAGTTCCTAAATCTACCAACTCGGGTCGGTCAGCTGGACCAAAGCAAAGCCAACCAGGTGCCTCTAAGCAAAGCAGTAAGCCTTCCGGAGGAGGAAAACCTAAATGGTTCGGAAGAAAAAAATCACACGGGAATAATAAGCAGAGCAACAATAACAAAACTTCCAAAGAGGCCAGATAA
- a CDS encoding SDR family oxidoreductase — protein MSKIVLVTGASSGIGKVIADYLAAKGHIVYGTSRSIKQDGLKFKALPMDVCDNESVLNATNNILKEHGRIDVVINNAGIGIAGGCEYLSLTDAEKVMSTNFIGVIRVCQAVLPSMRNNKSGLIINISSIASEMGLPYRSVYSSSKAAVDRFTEALRIETKKFGVKACCIQPGGIKTDISANRLYTPVPEGSPYRDSFGRAYDAINNSVKKGLEPEVFGPLIESIMKADKVKMIYRVGKVTEKLSVLIKKIVPDYVFERIIAGFYKI, from the coding sequence ATGTCAAAAATTGTACTTGTAACCGGTGCTTCATCCGGCATAGGAAAAGTGATTGCAGATTATCTGGCTGCTAAAGGCCACATAGTATATGGTACTTCCAGGTCAATAAAACAAGACGGGCTAAAATTTAAAGCTCTTCCAATGGACGTTTGCGATAATGAAAGTGTTCTTAATGCGACCAATAATATTTTAAAAGAACATGGAAGAATCGATGTTGTAATAAACAATGCAGGTATTGGAATTGCCGGAGGATGTGAATACTTGTCCTTAACTGATGCAGAAAAAGTAATGAGTACAAACTTTATCGGAGTTATCAGAGTTTGTCAGGCGGTTTTACCTTCTATGAGAAATAATAAGTCTGGTTTGATCATTAATATAAGTTCCATTGCTTCTGAAATGGGATTGCCATACAGGAGTGTCTATAGCTCAAGCAAAGCAGCTGTAGACCGCTTTACTGAAGCTCTGAGAATTGAAACAAAGAAATTTGGAGTAAAGGCTTGTTGTATTCAGCCAGGCGGGATTAAAACAGATATAAGTGCAAACAGGCTGTATACTCCGGTACCCGAAGGTAGTCCGTATAGGGATAGCTTTGGAAGAGCCTATGATGCTATTAATAATAGTGTAAAAAAAGGTCTTGAGCCGGAAGTATTCGGACCGCTTATCGAATCAATCATGAAGGCTGACAAGGTTAAGATGATTTACAGAGTTGGTAAAGTAACTGAGAAACTCTCTGTACTAATAAAAAAGATTGTTCCTGATTATGTGTTTGAGCGCATCATTGCAGGATTTTACAAGATTTAA
- a CDS encoding endonuclease V — protein sequence MILAFDTYYFENKAKTVCLEFAEWNDKIPSNIYSEIIEDVSEYESGAFYKRELPCILSLLKKIKVDINTIIVVDGFVFLDDEFKPGLGAHLYNALEQHIPVIGVAKTNFAQIYNLKKEVYRGESRKPLYVTSVGVQVHEASAYVQSMYGQYRIPDLLKQLDSLTKEL from the coding sequence ATGATTTTAGCTTTTGATACTTATTATTTTGAAAACAAAGCAAAAACGGTCTGTCTTGAATTTGCAGAATGGAATGATAAAATTCCTTCTAATATATATTCAGAAATAATAGAAGATGTGAGCGAATATGAATCAGGAGCTTTCTATAAACGGGAATTACCTTGTATTTTGAGTTTATTAAAGAAAATAAAGGTTGATATTAATACCATCATTGTAGTGGATGGCTTTGTCTTTCTTGATGATGAATTTAAACCAGGATTGGGAGCTCACCTTTATAATGCATTGGAACAGCATATCCCTGTTATTGGAGTAGCCAAAACCAATTTTGCTCAAATCTATAATTTAAAAAAAGAAGTATACAGGGGTGAAAGCAGAAAGCCTTTGTATGTTACTTCTGTGGGAGTACAGGTTCATGAAGCTTCAGCATATGTTCAATCCATGTACGGTCAATACAGGATTCCCGACCTTTTGAAGCAATTGGACAGTTTGACAAAGGAGCTATAA
- the hemG gene encoding protoporphyrinogen oxidase, with translation MVGIIGAGISGLTLAFHLQEKNIPYLLLEEKDITGGYIKTEIRENYILDIGPNSILADEEIINFFKTLDIENELIEANPNSKARFIYKAGRYRILPDSPPRLLKSNFFSFKTKISILREFFRKTEKVEDETLAQFITRRFNKEVTDYVLNPFVTGIYAGNPEKLLVKLTFPILNDLENKYGSVLKGMIKSGGSGRRKSFNFKKGMATFPKAIAEKLKNLHVNTKVEKVEYLNGQFKVTALSNEQKLSYDFSQLVIATPAFTASSIVKNISPDVSQALSQVEYPPMALVHTIYSKENVKGELNGFGGLNPKIENKFASGSIWTSSVFSNRVPTDQILLTSFVGGSQYYDQYISEDHQIKENITRDFQKDLKIEGTPLMQKIHRWEKAIPQYDKNLQAAYSEIEKLQIKGLYFCAGWYKGISLSDCIKNAMQLAKNISTLKDIHS, from the coding sequence ATGGTTGGAATAATCGGAGCAGGAATTTCAGGATTAACATTGGCTTTTCACCTTCAGGAAAAGAACATCCCTTACCTCTTATTGGAAGAAAAAGACATTACTGGAGGATATATAAAAACTGAAATCAGGGAGAATTATATACTTGATATAGGACCAAACAGTATTTTGGCTGATGAAGAAATAATAAATTTCTTTAAAACACTAGACATTGAAAATGAACTTATTGAAGCAAATCCTAACAGTAAAGCACGCTTTATTTATAAAGCCGGAAGATACCGGATTTTGCCCGATTCACCACCCAGATTACTCAAAAGCAATTTCTTTTCTTTCAAAACCAAAATTTCAATCCTAAGGGAATTTTTCAGAAAAACAGAAAAGGTTGAAGATGAAACTTTAGCCCAATTTATAACCAGAAGATTTAATAAAGAAGTCACAGATTACGTACTAAATCCATTTGTAACAGGTATTTACGCCGGAAATCCTGAAAAACTGCTGGTAAAACTTACTTTTCCCATTTTAAATGACCTGGAAAATAAATATGGTTCCGTTTTAAAAGGAATGATAAAATCCGGAGGAAGCGGTAGAAGAAAATCATTTAATTTTAAAAAAGGCATGGCTACATTTCCAAAAGCCATTGCTGAAAAACTCAAAAATCTTCATGTCAATACAAAAGTTGAAAAAGTTGAATATCTAAATGGTCAATTCAAGGTAACTGCTCTTTCGAATGAACAAAAACTATCGTACGACTTCAGTCAATTGGTAATAGCGACTCCTGCATTTACAGCATCTTCTATTGTAAAAAATATATCTCCAGATGTTTCCCAAGCTTTAAGTCAGGTTGAATATCCTCCTATGGCCTTGGTTCATACCATATATTCAAAAGAAAATGTCAAAGGTGAGTTGAATGGTTTTGGTGGACTGAATCCTAAAATTGAAAATAAATTTGCATCCGGTTCCATCTGGACCTCTTCTGTATTTTCAAACAGAGTCCCAACTGATCAAATACTTCTGACATCTTTTGTTGGGGGCAGTCAATATTATGACCAATATATAAGCGAAGACCATCAGATCAAGGAAAACATTACCCGGGATTTTCAAAAAGATTTGAAGATTGAAGGAACACCTCTGATGCAGAAGATTCATAGATGGGAAAAAGCAATCCCTCAATATGATAAGAACCTTCAAGCAGCTTATTCAGAAATAGAAAAGCTTCAGATCAAAGGCTTATATTTCTGTGCTGGCTGGTACAAAGGAATATCACTTTCAGATTGCATAAAAAACGCAATGCAGCTTGCTAAAAATATTTCCACCTTAAAGGATATTCATTCTTAA
- a CDS encoding polyprenol monophosphomannose synthase, whose product MEKAIVIIPTYNEKENIETVIRKVFTLSIPFDVLIIDDGSPDGTADIVKELQLEYPGRLFLEQRKGKLGLGTAYIHGFRYAIARNYEYICEMDADMSHNPEDLVKLYNSCAEQGYDLAIGSRYVNGITVINWPMSRVLMSYYASTYVRFITGMRIQDTTAGFKCYRKKVLETINLDDIKFTGYAFQIKMKFLTWKYGFKIIEVPIIFTDRTLGQSKMSSGIFKEAVFGVLQMKIESLFKQYIPEE is encoded by the coding sequence GTGGAAAAGGCGATTGTCATTATACCTACTTATAACGAGAAGGAAAACATTGAAACTGTAATCAGAAAGGTTTTTACATTAAGTATTCCTTTTGATGTTCTTATTATAGATGATGGCTCGCCTGACGGAACTGCAGATATTGTTAAAGAACTTCAGCTTGAATATCCCGGAAGGCTTTTTCTCGAGCAAAGAAAAGGAAAGCTTGGACTTGGCACTGCCTATATACATGGTTTCAGATATGCCATTGCGAGAAATTATGAATACATCTGCGAAATGGATGCTGACATGTCTCACAATCCTGAAGATCTTGTTAAGTTATATAATTCATGTGCAGAGCAAGGCTATGATTTAGCTATCGGCTCCCGTTATGTAAATGGAATAACTGTAATTAACTGGCCAATGAGCAGGGTTTTAATGTCCTATTATGCCAGTACTTATGTGCGATTTATTACAGGCATGAGAATTCAGGATACCACTGCCGGTTTTAAGTGCTACAGAAAAAAAGTTCTTGAAACAATTAACCTGGATGATATAAAGTTTACTGGATATGCTTTTCAGATCAAAATGAAATTTTTAACCTGGAAATATGGGTTCAAAATAATAGAAGTGCCGATTATATTCACTGATCGTACACTTGGCCAGTCAAAAATGTCTTCCGGAATTTTTAAAGAAGCTGTATTTGGCGTGCTTCAGATGAAGATCGAGAGTCTTTTCAAACAATATATACCAGAAGAATAA
- a CDS encoding RNA 2'-phosphotransferase has protein sequence MISEKENQRISKFLSLVLRHKPETIGINLDRNGWVDTQLLIFKINQHGFNISMEILDYVVDTNNKKRFAFNENKTLIRASQGHSVKIELGYEPQKPPEILYHGSAECFSELILKTGLIKQSRQHVHLSVDVTTAISVGKRHGKPVIFEVVSGEMFAEGFVFYLSENKVWLTEHVPVRYLKQGLMVL, from the coding sequence ATGATAAGCGAAAAAGAAAATCAAAGAATCAGTAAGTTTTTAAGCCTGGTATTAAGGCATAAACCAGAGACTATTGGTATCAATCTTGACAGGAATGGTTGGGTTGATACTCAATTGCTGATTTTTAAAATAAATCAACATGGATTCAATATATCAATGGAAATACTGGATTATGTTGTCGATACCAATAATAAAAAAAGATTTGCATTCAACGAAAATAAAACTTTGATAAGAGCCAGTCAGGGGCATTCGGTTAAAATTGAATTGGGCTATGAGCCTCAAAAACCACCTGAAATATTATATCATGGCTCCGCAGAATGTTTTTCTGAATTAATACTAAAAACCGGACTTATAAAGCAAAGTCGTCAACATGTACATTTAAGTGTTGATGTTACAACAGCTATATCTGTGGGCAAGAGGCACGGAAAGCCTGTGATTTTTGAAGTAGTATCAGGAGAGATGTTCGCAGAGGGTTTTGTCTTTTATTTGTCGGAGAATAAGGTATGGCTTACAGAGCATGTTCCTGTTAGGTATTTGAAACAGGGATTGATGGTATTGTAG
- a CDS encoding nucleotidyltransferase family protein, producing the protein MKAMIFAAGLGTRLKPFTENHPKALAVVNNKSLLQRNIEYLKGYGIYEFVINVHHFPDQIISFLKEQNNFGCKISISDETDALLETGGGLKKASTFLKGNTPFLVMNVDMLTNLAVDKMIAFHKSGKALATLAVTRRETSRYFLFNDKNELCGWQNTKTGEEKIKRTEDDLTPKAFSGIHIIEPQIFDLINREGKFSMVDVYLDLCSKHTIMGFDHTNDILLDVGKPESIQQAEALFS; encoded by the coding sequence ATGAAGGCAATGATATTTGCTGCAGGTTTGGGAACCCGCTTAAAGCCCTTTACAGAAAATCATCCCAAAGCACTGGCTGTTGTAAACAATAAGTCTTTATTACAAAGGAATATTGAATATCTCAAAGGATATGGAATATATGAATTTGTCATAAACGTTCATCATTTTCCGGATCAGATCATTTCTTTCTTAAAAGAGCAAAACAACTTTGGTTGCAAGATCAGTATTTCCGACGAAACAGATGCCCTTCTTGAAACTGGTGGCGGTCTAAAAAAGGCATCCACTTTTCTAAAAGGCAATACACCCTTTCTCGTGATGAATGTAGATATGCTCACTAATCTGGCAGTAGATAAAATGATAGCCTTTCACAAATCCGGCAAAGCTCTTGCAACCCTCGCCGTGACAAGACGTGAAACTTCCAGGTATTTTCTATTCAACGATAAGAACGAATTATGTGGGTGGCAGAATACTAAAACAGGTGAAGAAAAAATAAAGAGAACGGAAGATGATTTAACGCCAAAAGCTTTCAGTGGAATTCATATAATTGAGCCCCAAATATTTGATCTGATAAACCGGGAAGGTAAATTTTCAATGGTGGATGTCTACCTTGATTTATGCAGCAAACATACTATCATGGGGTTTGATCATACTAACGACATTTTGCTGGATGTAGGAAAACCAGAATCTATTCAACAAGCGGAGGCTTTGTTTTCTTAA
- a CDS encoding tautomerase family protein, producing the protein MSQVKIYGLKEKLDLVKKELSDVIHECVVEALEFPRDKRAHRFIGLAKDDFYYPDGRTEAYTIIELIMIEGRTVETKKKLVRLLFERIKEKIGISEIDIEICIMEAPAHNWGFRGYHGDEVKLNYNVSI; encoded by the coding sequence ATGTCACAGGTAAAAATATATGGGTTAAAAGAAAAGCTTGACCTTGTAAAAAAGGAGCTTTCCGATGTTATTCATGAATGTGTTGTGGAGGCTCTGGAGTTCCCAAGAGACAAGCGCGCGCATAGGTTTATAGGTCTAGCAAAAGACGATTTTTATTATCCGGATGGGCGTACCGAAGCCTATACCATTATTGAATTGATAATGATCGAAGGAAGAACTGTTGAGACCAAAAAGAAACTCGTCAGATTGTTATTTGAAAGAATAAAAGAAAAAATTGGTATATCTGAAATAGATATCGAAATATGCATAATGGAGGCTCCTGCACATAACTGGGGTTTCAGAGGATATCACGGTGATGAAGTAAAGCTTAATTATAATGTATCCATATAA
- a CDS encoding ABC transporter permease translates to MNIYQFISSRIRHVRKDSFTYLVRNIAIASIAIGLAFIIVSFGILEGFKKRIKEKIFSFGAHIQVSRHDISRSYEESPFPKHTDLYDHPSKIKEIAHIQVYSKKAGLLKTDEEVNGVIVKGIGKDFSFSRFKDNIVEGRFLTLPDSGYSREIMISKMIANKMRLSIGDSVMIFFVQNPPRYRKLLIKGIYETGLEEFDDLIILGDIRLLQKINNWNEELIGGYEIFLKDFSTLDTASEKVFDAMDYDMQLEKITDRYIQIFDWLALLNRNVAIFLVLILFVASFNMVSTLFIMIMERTRMIGILKAFGATDGQIRGVFWYNGIFIILRGMLWGNIAGIGFCLLQYYFKIIPLDPENYYMSSVPIEWNFEVLGLINLMTFILIALVMFIPVFVISKIKPVKSIKFS, encoded by the coding sequence ATGAATATATACCAATTTATTTCCAGTAGAATTCGTCACGTCAGAAAAGATTCTTTTACATATCTGGTCAGGAATATAGCGATAGCAAGTATTGCCATTGGACTTGCCTTTATTATTGTGTCTTTTGGTATACTGGAAGGCTTTAAAAAAAGAATCAAAGAGAAGATTTTTAGTTTTGGTGCACATATTCAGGTTAGCAGGCATGATATTAGTCGTTCTTATGAAGAATCACCTTTTCCGAAACACACAGATTTATACGACCATCCTTCAAAGATAAAAGAGATAGCTCATATTCAGGTTTATAGCAAAAAGGCAGGCTTGCTTAAAACGGATGAGGAAGTAAATGGGGTAATAGTGAAAGGAATAGGAAAAGATTTTAGCTTTTCCAGGTTTAAAGATAATATCGTAGAAGGTAGATTTTTGACATTGCCCGATAGCGGATATTCAAGGGAAATCATGATCAGTAAAATGATAGCCAATAAAATGAGGCTAAGCATTGGTGATAGTGTTATGATTTTTTTTGTCCAGAATCCCCCACGATATAGAAAACTTCTGATCAAAGGAATATACGAAACCGGACTTGAAGAATTTGATGATCTCATTATTCTTGGAGATATAAGGCTGTTGCAGAAAATTAATAACTGGAATGAGGAATTGATTGGAGGATACGAAATCTTTCTGAAAGATTTCTCAACACTGGACACTGCTTCAGAAAAGGTTTTTGATGCAATGGACTATGATATGCAACTGGAGAAAATAACTGATAGATATATACAGATTTTTGACTGGCTTGCTTTGCTAAATCGAAATGTTGCTATTTTTCTGGTACTTATTCTTTTTGTTGCCAGTTTCAATATGGTTTCAACCCTTTTTATCATGATTATGGAAAGGACACGGATGATAGGTATATTAAAGGCATTCGGTGCTACGGATGGACAAATTCGGGGAGTATTCTGGTATAACGGTATTTTTATAATTCTAAGAGGGATGCTTTGGGGAAATATAGCTGGGATTGGTTTTTGCCTTTTGCAGTATTACTTTAAAATTATACCCCTTGACCCGGAGAATTATTATATGAGTTCTGTTCCTATTGAATGGAATTTTGAAGTATTGGGATTAATAAATTTAATGACATTTATTCTGATAGCCCTAGTGATGTTTATTCCGGTATTTGTGATTTCAAAAATAAAGCCGGTTAAATCAATAAAATTCAGTTAG
- a CDS encoding exo-beta-N-acetylmuramidase NamZ family protein translates to MDKQTDSAKDNTSQTAASPILPGAYQIGEYLPYLKNKNIALVVNQTSLINNTHLADTLLSLGVKIKKIFAPEHGFRGEADAGETVKNDVDKKTGLPLVSLYGNNKKPTADQLKDVDVIIFDIQDVGARFYTYISTMHYLMESCAENNKSLLILDRPNPNGSYIDGPILEPKYKSFVGMHPIPIVHGLTVAELAQMINGERWLDSNKTCNLKIVKVKNYEHKDRYVLPVKPSPNLPNELSIMLYPSLGLFEGTVMSVGRGTDKAFQVIGAPDTAYGEDTFKPVSTPGAKNPPYENKVCYGVDLTKQYPERGLKLKYVIDMYKKAPDKEKYFNNFFNKLAGNSSLQDQIKKGMSETAIRESWQANLDKYKLMRKKYLLYKDF, encoded by the coding sequence ATGGATAAACAAACTGATTCTGCAAAAGATAATACTTCTCAGACTGCAGCTTCCCCGATTCTCCCCGGGGCTTATCAGATTGGGGAATATTTACCTTATCTGAAAAATAAAAATATAGCTTTGGTTGTAAATCAAACCAGTCTGATCAATAATACCCACCTGGCTGACACCTTACTTAGTCTCGGAGTGAAAATCAAAAAAATATTTGCTCCGGAGCATGGTTTTCGTGGAGAAGCAGATGCCGGCGAAACAGTGAAGAATGATGTTGATAAAAAGACAGGCTTACCTCTTGTTTCTCTATATGGCAACAATAAAAAGCCCACTGCAGACCAACTTAAAGATGTTGATGTTATAATATTTGACATTCAGGATGTTGGAGCGAGGTTTTATACCTACATCAGTACTATGCATTATTTAATGGAGTCCTGTGCTGAAAACAATAAGAGCCTTCTGATTCTCGACAGACCTAATCCTAATGGCTCTTACATTGATGGTCCGATACTTGAACCAAAGTATAAGTCTTTTGTAGGGATGCACCCTATTCCTATTGTTCATGGTCTGACGGTTGCAGAACTTGCTCAGATGATCAACGGAGAACGCTGGCTAGACAGCAATAAAACATGCAATCTAAAAATTGTGAAAGTGAAAAACTATGAACACAAAGACCGCTACGTACTACCTGTAAAACCTTCTCCAAACCTTCCAAACGAACTTTCAATCATGCTATATCCATCACTGGGACTCTTTGAGGGCACTGTAATGTCTGTAGGAAGAGGAACTGACAAAGCCTTTCAGGTTATTGGTGCACCTGATACCGCATATGGGGAAGATACATTTAAACCTGTTTCAACTCCTGGTGCCAAAAATCCTCCATATGAAAATAAGGTCTGCTATGGAGTTGATCTTACTAAACAATATCCTGAGCGGGGTTTGAAGCTGAAATATGTCATTGACATGTATAAAAAAGCACCCGACAAAGAAAAATACTTTAATAACTTTTTCAATAAACTTGCAGGAAACAGTAGCTTGCAGGATCAAATAAAAAAAGGGATGAGCGAAACTGCTATCAGGGAAAGCTGGCAGGCTAACCTTGACAAATACAAGCTCATGAGGAAAAAATATCTTTTGTACAAAGACTTTTAA
- a CDS encoding D-glycero-alpha-D-manno-heptose-1,7-bisphosphate 7-phosphatase translates to MGAKCIFLDRDGVINVDKVDYTYTLEDFKIIPGVIEALEAFKKAGYLLVVITNQSGIAKGIYGHEDVKICHDFFQEKCGSLIDRYYYSPYHQTISESISRKPDSLMFEKAIAKFDIDIESSWMIGDKNRDLIPAKKLGIKTVLVGHEEPNPVEVNIKADDLKKASELILQV, encoded by the coding sequence ATGGGCGCTAAATGTATTTTTCTTGACCGTGATGGTGTAATTAATGTTGACAAAGTTGACTATACCTATACTTTGGAAGATTTTAAAATTATACCTGGAGTAATAGAAGCTTTAGAGGCATTTAAAAAGGCAGGTTATCTGTTGGTAGTCATTACAAACCAATCAGGAATTGCGAAAGGCATTTATGGTCACGAGGATGTCAAAATCTGTCATGATTTTTTCCAGGAGAAGTGTGGATCTCTTATAGATAGATATTATTATAGTCCATACCATCAGACAATTTCTGAATCAATTTCAAGAAAGCCCGATTCGCTTATGTTTGAAAAAGCAATTGCTAAATTTGATATAGACATAGAATCTTCCTGGATGATTGGGGATAAAAACCGGGATTTGATACCTGCAAAGAAACTTGGAATTAAAACAGTCCTTGTAGGACATGAAGAGCCTAACCCGGTTGAAGTAAATATTAAAGCTGATGATCTTAAAAAAGCATCAGAATTAATTCTGCAAGTATAA